Proteins from a genomic interval of Benincasa hispida cultivar B227 chromosome 7, ASM972705v1, whole genome shotgun sequence:
- the LOC120081971 gene encoding protein GRAVITROPIC IN THE LIGHT 1, whose amino-acid sequence METIKPKSSMKSKTRFARTFQKVINLRNATRIASSNGICVLVSHNKFKEDSTIHGGKSQIFERNEEDVKARNRAVMEALVAKLFASVTSIKAAYAELQMAQSPYNSDAIQAADQAVVDELKVISELKRSFIKKELDLSPQVTLMLSEIQEQQSLMKTYEITIKKLQAESEQKDTGIISLKKKLGESISFNKSLEKKLNASGSLSMFDNLQFPLLNPTHFAQFLHYTLRSIRNFVKLMICEMESASWDLNAAVQCIVDSDTKFPEPTHRSFAFESFVCKTMFEGFTADANFLLQNDSISHDKQQNHHMFEKFKKLKPVNPKIFISQNPNSTFAKFTRAKYLQLVHAKMECSLFGNLNQRKIMSSGGVPDTTFFAAFAEMSKRVWLLRCLAFSLHNDVTIFQVRKNSRFSEVYMQCVTEETLFSPADMNDSAVGSGSEPRVRFTVVPGFKIGETVVQSRVYLSPPSR is encoded by the coding sequence ATTTGCCAGAACATTTCAGAAGGTAATCAACCTCAGGAATGCAACTCGGATTGCGTCCAGTAATGGAATCTGCGTTCTGGTTTCTCACAACAAATTCAAGGAAGATTCGACTATTCATGGAGGAAAATCCCAAATCTTTGAGAGAAATGAAGAAGATGTCAAAGCTCGAAACAGGGCAGTCATGGAAGCTCTGGTTGCGAAGCTTTTTGCGAGCGTTACTTCAATCAAAGCAGCTTACGCTGAGCTTCAAATGGCACAGAGTCCTTACAACAGCGACGCAATTCAAGCTGCAGACCAGGCGGTGGTAGATGAATTGAAGGTCATTTCAGAGTTGAAACGAAGCTTCATAAAGAAAGAACTCGATCTCTCACCCCAAGTGACGTTGATGCTTTCAGAGATTCAAGAACAGCAAAGTTTGATGAAAACATATGAAATAACGATTAAGAAATTGCAGGCTGAATCGGAGCAGAAAGATACCGGCATTATCTCGTTGAAGAAAAAGCTCGGCGAATCAATTTCGTTCAACAAATCGTTGGAGAAGAAGCTGAATGCAAGTGGTTCCTTGTCCATGTTTGATAATCTTCAATTTCCTCTACTGAATCCAACCCATTTTGCCCAATTCCTGCATTATACCCTAAGATCCATCAGAAATTTCGTGAAATTGATGATCTGCGAAATGGAATCAGCAAGCTGGGACCTGAACGCGGCCGTCCAATGCATCGTCGATTCCGACACCAAATTCCCAGAGCCAACCCATCGCAGCTTCGCTTTCGAATCGTTCGTCTGCAAAACCATGTTCGAGGGTTTTACAGCCGACGCAAATTTCTTACTCCAAAACGATTCCATTTCCCACGATAAGCAGCAAAACCACCATATGTTCGAAAAATTCAAGAAGCTCAAACCAGTAAACCCTAAAATCTTCATATCTCAAAACCCTAACTCCACATTCGCTAAATTCACCCGCGCCAAGTACCTCCAACTCGTCCACGCGAAAATGGAGTGCTCTCTCTTCGGAAATCTAAACCAGCGAAAAATCATGAGCTCCGGTGGCGTTCCCGACACGACGTTCTTCGCCGCCTTCGCCGAGATGTCGAAGCGCGTTTGGCTTCTACGGTGTTTGGCATTTTCACTTCACAACGACGTTACGATCTTCCAAGTAAGGAAGAACAGCAGATTCTCAGAAGTTTACATGCAATGCGTTACCGAAGAGACCTTGTTTTCTCCGGCGGATATGAACGACTCCGCCGTAGGATCCGGGTCGGAGCCCCGAGTCCGTTTCACCGTAGTTCCGGGTTTCAAGATTGGAGAGACGGTGGTCCAGAGTCGGGTTTATTTATCGCCGCCGAGTCGCTAA
- the LOC120082050 gene encoding probable alpha,alpha-trehalose-phosphate synthase [UDP-forming] 7, protein MMSKSYTNLLDLASGNFPIMGREKKRLPRVMTVAGVISELDDDQANSVTSEGPSSVVQDRIIIVANQLPIKAKRRPDNKGWSFSWDEDSLLWQLKDGLPEDMEVLYVGSLRVDVDSSEQDDVSQLLLERFKCVPAFLPHEILSKFYHGFCKQQLWPLFHYMLPFSATHGGRFDRSLWEAYVAANKIFSQRVIEVINPDDDFVWIHDYHLMVLPSFLRRRFTRLRMGFFLHSPFPSSEIYRTLPVREEILKALLNSDLIGFHTFDYARHFLSCCSRMLGLAYQSKRGYIGLEYFGRTVGIKIMPVGIHMGQMESVLRLADKDWRVQELKRQFEGKVVLLGVDDMDIFKGVNLKLLAMEQMLRQHPKWQGRAVFIQIANPARGRGKDLEEIQDEIRECCKRINESFGQPNYEPIVFIDRPVSLAERAAYYTIAECVVVTAVRDGMNLTPYEYVVCRQGTSGSDYSTETNGPQKSMLVISEFMGCSPSLSGAIRVNPWNIEATAEALNEAISMAEAEKQLRHEKHYKYVSTHDVAYWSRSFFQDMERTCKDHFRRRCWGIGLGFGFRVVALDPNFRKLSIDAIVAAYSRSKRRAILLDYDGTVMPQTSIDKTPSRQVISIIDSLCDDVRNTVFVVSGRGRESLGNWFSSCDKLGIAAEHGYFMRWSADKDWENCGQGSDFGWIQIAEPVMKLYTEATDGSSIETKESALVWHHQDADPDFGCSQAKELLDHLESVLANEPVAVKSGQFIVEVKPQGVSKGLVAEKIFTSMADAGRRADFVLCIGDDRSDEDMFEIIGNAVSSGALSSNTSVFACTVGQKPSKAKYYLDDTTEVINMLEALAEVSDISSPPESP, encoded by the exons ATGATGTCCAAATCGTATACCAATCTTTTAGATTTAGCTTCTGGGAATTTTCCCATTATGGGCCGTGAGAAGAAGCGACTTCCACGAGTAATGACTGTTGCGGGGGTAATATCAGAGCTAGATGATGATCAGGCAAATAGTGTGACTTCTGAAGGACCTTCGTCAGTTGTGCAAGACCGAATAATTATTGTTGCTAATCAGCTTCCTATTAAGGCTAAGCGTAGACCCGATAATAAAGGCTGGAGTTTTAGTTGGGATGAAGACTCTTTGCTGTGGCAGCTCAAGGATGGTTTACCTGAAGATATGGAGGTTTTGTATGTAGGATCTTTGCGGGTGGATGTTGATTCTTCCGAACAAGATGATGTATCACAGCTTTTGTTGGAGAGGTTTAAGTGTGTTCCTGCCTTTTTGCCTCatgaaattttatcaaaattttatcatGGTTTTTGTAAACAGCAATTGTGGCCACTCTTCCATTATATGCTTCCGTTCTCAGCGACTCATGGTGGTCGGTTTGATCGCTCTTTGTGGGAGGCATATGTAGCAGCAAATAAAATTTTTTCCCAGAGGGTGATTGAGGTCATAAACCCAGATGATGACTTTGTATGGATTCATGATTATCATTTAATGGTACTGCCCTCCTTCTTGAGGAGAAGGTTTACAAGATTGAGAATGGGTTTTTTTCTTCACAGTCCATTTCCTTCGTCAGAAATATATAGGACATTGCCAGTGAGGGAAGAGATTCTTAAGGCACTTTTGAATTCAGACCTTATTGGTTTTCACACTTTTGACTATGCTCGACATTTCTTGTCTTGTTGTAGTCGGATGTTGGGTTTGGCATATCAGTCAAAGAGAGGTTATATTGGGTTGGAATATTTTGGAAGAACCGTGGGGATAAAAATCATGCCTGTTGGTATTCACATGGGCCAGATGGAGTCAGTGTTAAGACTTGCTGATAAAGACTGGAGGGTACAGGAGCTCAAGCGACAGTTTGAAGGAAAGGTTGTGTTACTTGGAGTTGATGATATGGACATTTTTAAAGGGGTCAATCTGAAGTTGTTGGCAATGGAACAGATGCTGAGGCAGCATCCAAAGTGGCAGGGGAGAGCCGTTTTCATACAGATTGCAAACCCAGCTAGAGGAAgagggaaagatcttgaggaaATACAAGATGAAATACGGGAATGCTGCAAGAGAATTAATGAAAGTTTTGGACAGCCAAATTATGAGCCGATTGTGTTCATTGATCGGCCTGTTTCTCTCGCTGAAAGGGCTGCATATTATACAATTGCCGAATGTGTTGTAGTCACAGCAGTGAGGGACGGTATGAACCTAACTCCTTATGAGTATGTTGTCTGCAGGCAGGGAACCTCTGGATCAGATTATAGTACAGAAACAAATGGACCACAGAAGAGCATGCTAGTCATATCGGAGTTCATGGGATGTTCCCCTTCTCTTAGTGGTGCAATACGGGTTAACCCATGGAACATTGAAGCTACTGCTGAAGCATTGAATGAGGCAATATCAATGGCTGAAGCTGAAAAGCAATTGCGCCATGAAAAGCATTATAAATATGTGAGTACACATGATGTGGCTTACTGGTCAAGGAGTTTTTTTCAAGATATGGAAAGAACTTGTAAGGATCACTTCAGAAGACGGTGCTGGGGAATTGGGTTGGGCTTTGGTTTCAGGGTTGTAGCACTTGATCCTAACTTTAGAAAGTTGTCTATTGATGCCATTGTAGCTGCATATTCGAGGTCTAAAAGGAGGGCTATACTTCTGGATTATGATGGCACTGTCATGCCACAAACTTCAATTGATAAGACCCCAAGTCGTCAAGTTATTTCAATCATAGATTCACTTTGTGATGATGTTAGGAATACTGTTTTTGTTGTCAGTGGAAGAGGGCGTGAAAGTTTGGGCAATTGGTTTTCTTCTTGCGATAAACTTGGAATTGCTGCTGAGCATGGCTATTTTATGAG GTGGTCTGCTGATAAGGACTGGGAAAATTGTGGTCAAGGTAGTGATTTTGGCTGGATACAGATTGCAGAGCCAGTCATGAAATTATACACAGAAGCTACTGACGGCTCTTCTATTGAAACCAAGGAAAGTGCCTTGGTGTGGCACCACCAGGATGCAGACCCTGATTTTGGTTGCAGCCAGGCCAAGGAATTGTTGGATCACCTTGAAAGTGTGCTGGCAAATGAACCAGTTGCTGTAAAAAGTGGTCAGTTTATCGTAGAAGTGAAGCCACAG GGAGTCAGTAAAGGTTTGGTGGCAGAAAAGATCTTCACGTCAATGGCAGATGCGGGAAGACGGGCTGATTTTGTGCTATGCATTGGAGATGATAGATCTGATGAAGACATGTTTGAGATCATTGGTAATGCAGTATCAAGTGGTGCCCTCTCTTCCAATACATCAGTTTTTGCCTGCACAGTTGGACAGAAACCAAGCAAGGCCAAGTATTACTTAGATGACACAACTGAGGTCATAAATATGCTTGAAGCCCTTGCAGAAGTTTCAGACATTTCTTCTCCTCCAGAATCCCCTTAA